A DNA window from Phaeobacter sp. A36a-5a contains the following coding sequences:
- the gatB gene encoding Asp-tRNA(Asn)/Glu-tRNA(Gln) amidotransferase subunit GatB: MLDLTYELPKPKVIAGAKHDWELVIGMEVHAQVSSNAKLFSGASTKFGAEPNSNVAFVDAAMPGMLPVINEYCIEQAVRTGLGLKADINLWSAFDRKNYFYPDLPQGYQISQLYHPIVGEGEVLVELGDGTARNVRVERIHMEQDAGKSIHDMDPNMSFVDLNRTGVCLMEIVSRPDIRGPEEAAAYIAKLRQIMQYLGTCDGNMQNGNLRADVNVSVCLPGQYEKYQETQDFSHLGTRCEIKNMNSMRFIQQAIEVEARRQIAIIEAGGEIMQETRLYDPDKGETRSMRSKEEAHDYRYFPDPDLLPLEIEQAWVDDIAASLPELPDEKKARFIKDFGLSDYDASVLTADVESAAFFEETAKGRSGKLAANWVINELFGRLKKEDHTITDSPVSPAQLGGIIDLIASDAISGKIAKDLFEIVYTEGGDPAQIVEERGMKQVTDTGAIEAALDEIIAANPAQVEKAKVNPKLAGWFVGQVMKATGGKANPAAVNKLVAQKLGG; encoded by the coding sequence ATGCTCGACCTGACATATGAACTCCCCAAGCCCAAGGTGATCGCGGGCGCCAAGCATGACTGGGAACTGGTCATCGGTATGGAGGTGCATGCTCAGGTCAGCTCCAATGCAAAGCTGTTCTCAGGCGCCTCCACCAAATTCGGCGCCGAGCCGAACTCCAACGTGGCCTTTGTGGACGCGGCGATGCCCGGCATGCTGCCCGTGATCAACGAATACTGCATTGAACAGGCGGTGCGCACCGGTCTGGGCCTGAAGGCCGATATCAACCTGTGGTCGGCTTTTGACCGCAAGAACTACTTCTACCCCGACCTGCCGCAGGGCTACCAGATTTCCCAGCTTTACCACCCGATTGTGGGCGAAGGCGAAGTGCTGGTGGAACTGGGCGACGGCACCGCGCGCAACGTGCGTGTGGAGCGGATCCACATGGAGCAGGACGCGGGCAAGTCGATCCACGACATGGATCCCAACATGTCCTTTGTCGACCTGAACCGGACCGGCGTCTGCCTGATGGAGATCGTCTCGCGCCCCGACATCCGCGGCCCGGAAGAAGCCGCCGCCTATATCGCCAAGCTGCGCCAGATCATGCAGTATCTCGGCACCTGCGACGGCAATATGCAGAACGGCAACCTGCGCGCCGACGTGAACGTCTCCGTCTGCCTGCCGGGCCAGTACGAGAAGTATCAGGAAACCCAGGACTTCTCCCACCTCGGCACCCGCTGCGAAATCAAGAACATGAACTCGATGCGCTTCATCCAGCAGGCGATCGAGGTCGAAGCCCGCCGCCAGATCGCCATCATCGAGGCAGGTGGCGAGATCATGCAGGAAACCCGCCTGTACGATCCGGACAAGGGCGAAACCCGCTCCATGCGCTCCAAGGAAGAGGCGCATGACTACCGCTATTTCCCCGATCCCGACCTCTTGCCGCTGGAAATCGAACAGGCCTGGGTCGATGATATCGCCGCCAGCCTGCCGGAGCTGCCGGACGAGAAAAAGGCACGTTTCATCAAAGACTTCGGCCTCAGCGACTATGACGCCTCGGTACTGACCGCGGATGTGGAATCGGCGGCCTTCTTCGAGGAAACCGCCAAGGGCCGCAGCGGCAAGCTGGCTGCGAACTGGGTCATCAACGAGCTGTTCGGCCGCCTGAAGAAAGAAGACCACACGATCACCGACTCCCCGGTCTCACCTGCCCAGCTGGGCGGCATCATCGACCTGATCGCCTCCGACGCGATCTCCGGCAAGATCGCCAAGGACCTCTTTGAGATCGTCTATACCGAAGGCGGCGACCCCGCTCAGATCGTCGAAGAGCGCGGCATGAAGCAGGTGACAGATACCGGCGCCATCGAAGCCGCGCTGGACGAGATCATCGCCGCCAACCCCGCGCAGGTGGAGAAGGCCAAGGTGAACCCGAAACTGGCAGGCTGGTTTGTCGGCCAGGTGATGAAGGCCACCGGCGGAAAGGCGAATCCGGCCGCCGTGAACAAGCTGGTGGCGCAGAAGCTGGGCGGCTGA